Proteins co-encoded in one Cricetulus griseus strain 17A/GY chromosome 1 unlocalized genomic scaffold, alternate assembly CriGri-PICRH-1.0 chr1_1, whole genome shotgun sequence genomic window:
- the LOC100774003 gene encoding guanylate-binding protein 6 — MTRPQMMAPICLVENHKEQLSVNQKAIEILDKISQPVVVVAIVGLYRTGKSYLMNRLAGQNKGFPLGSTVQSETKGIWMWCVPHPTNPKHTLVLLDTEGLGDVEKGDPKNDSWIFALAVLLSSTFVYNSMNTINHQALEHLHYVTELTDLIRAKSSESPGGIKNSTEFVSFFPDFIWTVRDFTLELKLCGDSITEDQYLENALKLIPGNNPRIQASNLPRECIRHFFPKRKCFVFDRPTNDKELLQKIETVSEDQLDPKFQEQTSAFVSYIFNDAKIKTVREGIKVTGNRLGTLVTTYVDAINSGAVPCLDDAVTTLAQRENSAAVQKAADHYSEQMAQRLRLPTDTLEELLGEHTACEKEAIAVFMEHSFKDENQQFQKKLLELIDEKKSIFMLKNEEASDKFCQEELNRLSKAFMENISTFSVPGGHRLYMEMREKIEHGYWQVPRKGVKAREVFQNFLQSQATIESSILQADTALTAGEKAIAEERAQKEAAEKEQELLRQKQKEQQQLMEAQERSHKENLEQLRTKLVQEREQLIKDQEKMLEKQLQDQKALLEEGFRKKSEEMNGEIQRLKHNIDDMKRNSGSILDNIIKGFATVICAPALIAVEAVKKIFSIFK, encoded by the exons ATGACCAGACCACAAATGATGGCCCCTATTTGTCTGGTGGAAAACCACAAGGAGCAACTGTCAGTGAACCAGAAAGCCATAGAGATTCTGGACAAAATTTCACAGCCAGTGGTAGTCGTGGCCATTGTGGGATTGTACCGCACAGGGAAGTCGTACCTGATGAACCGTCTGGCAGGACAGAATAAAG GCTTCCCTCTGGGATCCACTGTGCAGTCTGAAACCAAGGGCATTTGGATGTGGTGTGTTCCACATCCCACCAACCCAAAGCACACCCTGGTCCTCCTGGACACCGAGGGACTGGGGGACGTGGAAAAG GGTGACCCTAAGAATGACTCATGGATCTTTGCCCTGGCCGTGCTTCTGAGCAGCACCTTCGTCTACAACAGCATGAACACCATCAACCACCAGGCCCTGGAGCACCTGCA TTATGTCACAGAACTCACTGATCTGATCAGGGCAAAGTCTTCCGAAAGTCCTGGTGGAATAAAGAATTCCACAGAGTTTGTGAGTTTCTTTCCAGACTTCATCTGGACTGTTCGGGATTTCACGCTGGAGCTGAAGTTATGTGGAGACAGCATCACAGAGGATCAGTACCTGGAGAATGCACTGAAGCTGATCCCAG GCAACAATCCTAGAATCCAAGCATCCAATTTGCCCAGGGAGTGCATCAGACATTTCTTTCCTAAACGGAAGTGCTTTGTGTTTGACCGGCCAACAAATGACAAAGAACTCTTACAAAAAATTGAGACTGTCTCAGAAGACCAACTGGATCCTAAGTTCCAGGAACAAACAAGTGCTTTTGTTTCTTACATCTTCAATGATGCAAAAATCAAGACTGTCAGAGAAGGAATTAAGGTCACTGGGAATC GACTGGGGACTCTGGTGACAACCTACGTGGATGCCATCAACAGTGGAGCAGTGCCTTGTCTGGATGATGCTGTGACAACTCTGGCCCAGCGAGAGAACTCAGCAGCCGTGCAGAAGGCAGCTGACCATTACAGTGAGCAGATGGCCCAGCGACTGAGGCTCCCCACAGACACTCTCGAGGAGCTGCTGGGTGAGCACACAGCCTGTGAGAAGGAAGCCATTGCTGTCTTCATGGAGCACTCCTTCAAGGATGAAAACCAGCAATTCCAGAAGAAGCTGCTG GAATTGATAGATGAGAAGAAAAGCATTTTCATGCTGAAGAATGAAGAAGCATCAGATAAATTCTGCCAGGAAGAACTGAATCGGCTTTCGAAGGCttttatggaaaatatttcaacattttCTGTTCCTGGAGGACACAGGCTCTACATGGAAATGAGGGAGAAGATTGAACACGGCTACTGGCAGGTGCCCAGGAAAGGGGTGAAG GCAAGGGAagtcttccagaactttctgcagtCACAGGCCACCATCGAGAGTTCCATCCTGCAGGCAGATACAGCTCTCACCGCTGGGGAGAAGGCCATTGCAG AGGAGCGGGCCCAGAAGGAGGCGGCTGAGAAGGAGCAGGAGCTGCtaagacagaagcagaaggagcAGCAGCAACTGATGGAGGCTCAAGAGAGAAGTCACAAGGAAAACCTAGAGCAACTGAGAACGAAGCTGGTGCAGGAGAGAGAGCAGCTCATCAAAGACCAGGAAAagatgctggagaagcagctgcag GATCAAAAAGCTTTGCTTGAAGAAGGATTTAGGAAGAAATCTGAGGAAATGAATGGAGAAATACAGCGTTTGAAGCATAACATCGATGATATGAAAAGAAACAGTGGTTCTATTTTAGACAATATTATAAAAGGATTTGCTACAGTAATTTGTGCTCCTGCTTTAATAGCTGTAGAGGctgtaaaaaaaatattttcaatatttaaatag